The Papio anubis isolate 15944 chromosome 5, Panubis1.0, whole genome shotgun sequence genome has a segment encoding these proteins:
- the PCDHB10 gene encoding protocadherin beta-10, which produces MRLRLTLRKEAAMEAREFSFPRQRQVLFLFLFWGVSLAGSGFRRYSVTEETDRGSFVVNLAKDLGLAEGELAARGTRVVSDDNKQYLLLDSHTGNLLTNEKLDREKLCGPKEPCMLYFQILMDDPFQIYRVELRVRDINDHSPVFQDKETVLKISENTAEGTVFRLERAQDPDGGPNGIQNYTISPNSFFHVKIGGSDEGMIYPELVLDKALDREEQGELSLTLTALDGGSPPRSGTSTIGIVVLDVNDNAPQFAQALYETQAPENSPIGFLIVKVSAEDIDSGVNAEVSYSFFDASENIRTTFQINPFSGEIFLRELLDYELVNSYKINIQAMDGGGLSAICRVLVEVLDTNDNAPELIISSLSNSVAENSPETVLAVFKINDRDSGENGKMVCYIQENLPFLLKPSVENFYILMTEGALDRESRAEYNITITITDLGTPRLKTEHNITVLVSDVNDNAPAFTHTSYTLFVRENNSPALHIGSVSATDRDSGTNAQVTYSLLRPQDPHLPLPSLVSINADNGHLFALRSLDYEALQAFEFRVGATDRGSPALSSEALVRVLVLDANDNSPFVLYPLQNGSAPCTELVPRAAEPGYLVTKVVAVDGDSGQNAWLSYQLLKATEPGLFGVWAHNGEVHTARLLSERDAAKHRLVVLVKDNGEPPRSATATLHVLLVDGFSQPYLPLPEEAPAQAQADSLTVYLVVALASVSSLFLLSVLLFVAVRLCRRSRAASVGRCSVPEGTFPGHLVDVSGAGTLSQSYQYEVCLTGGPGTSEFKFLKPIISDIQTQGPGRKGEQNSTFRNSFGFNIQ; this is translated from the coding sequence ATGCGATTGAGACTGACATTGAGGAAAGAAGCAGCTATGGAGGCCAGGGAATTCAGCTTCCCAAGACAAAGGCAagtcctgtttctttttcttttttggggagtGTCCTTGGCAGGTTCTGGGTTTAGACGTTATTCGGTGACTGAGGAAACAGACAGAGGATCCTTTGTGGTCAATCTGGCAAAAGATCTGGGACTAGCAGAGGGGGAACTGGCTGCAAGGGGAACCAGGGTGGTTTCTGATGATAACAAACAATACCTGCTCCTGGATTCACACACTGGGAATTTGCTCACAAATGAGAAACTGGACCGAGAGAAGCTGTGTGGCCCTAAAGAGCCCTGTATGCTGTATTTCCAAATTTTAATGGATGATCCCTTTCAGATTTACCGGGTTGAGCTGAGAGTTAGGGATATAAATGATCACTCGCCAGTGTTTCAGGACAAAGAAACAGtcttaaaaatatcagaaaatactGCTGAAGGGACAGTGTTTCGACTAGAAAGAGCACAGGATCCAGATGGAGGACCTAACGGCATCCAAAACTACACGATCAGCCCCAACTCTTTTTTCCATGTTAAAATTGGTGGCAGTGATGAAGGCATGATATATCCAGAGCTAGTGTTGGACAAAGCACTGGATCGGGAGGAGCAGGGAGAGCTCAGCTTAACCCTCACAGCGCTGGATGGTGGGTCTCCACCCAGGTCTGGGACCTCCACTATAGGCATTGTGGTCTTGGACGTCAATGACAATGCCCCACAGTTTGCCCAGGCTCTGTATGAGACCCAGGCTCCAGAAAACAGCCCCATTGGGTTCCTTATTGTTAAGGTATCGGCAGAAGATATAGACTCTGGAGTTAACGCGGAAGTATCCTATTCATTTTTTGATGCCTCAGAAAATATTCGAACAACCTTTCAAATCAATCCTTTTTCTGGGGAAATCTTTCTCAGAGAATTGCTTGATTATGAGTTAGTAAattcttacaaaataaatatacaggcAATGGACGGTGGAGGCCTTTCTGCAATATGTAGGGTTTTGGTGGAAGTATTGGACACCAACGACAATGCCCCTGAACTCATTATATCATCACTTTCCAACTCTGTTGCTGAGAATTCTCCTGAGACGGTACTGGCTGTTTTTAAGATTAATGACAGAGACTctggagaaaatggaaagatggtTTGCTACATTCAAGAGAATCTGCCATTCCTACTAAAACCTTCTGTGGAGAATTTTTACATCCTAATGACAGAAGGCGCGCTGGACAGAGAGAGCAGAGCTGAGTACaacatcactatcaccatcactgACTTGGGGACACCCAGGCTGAAAACGGAGCACAACATAACTGTGCTGGTCTCCGACGTCAATGACAACGCCCCCGCCTTCACCCACACCTCCTACACCCTGTTCGTCCGCGAGAACAACAGCCCCGCCCTGCACATCGGCAGCGTCAGCGCCACAGACAGAGACTCAGGCACCAACGCCCAGGTCACCTACTCGCTGCTGCGGCCCCAGGACCCgcacctgcccctcccctccctagTCTCCATCAACGCGGACAACGGCCACCTGTTCGCCCTCCGGTCGCTGGACTACGAGGCCCTGCAGGCGTTCGAGTTCCGCGTAGGCGCCACAGACCGCGGCTCCCCGGCGCTGAGCAGCGAGGCACTGGTGCGCGTGCTGGTGCTGGACGCCAACGACAACTCGCCCTTCGTGCTGTACCCTCTGCAGAACGGCTCCGCGCCCTGCACAGAGCTGGTGCCCCGGGCGGCCGAGCCCGGCTACCTGGTGACCAAGGTGGTGGCAGTGGACGGCGACTCGGGCCAGAACGCCTGGCTGTCGTACCAGCTACTCAAGGCCACGGAGCCCGGGCTGTTCGGTGTGTGGGCGCACAATGGCGAGGTTCACACCGCCAGGCTGCTGAGCGAGCGCGACGCGGCCAAGCACAGGCTGGTGGTGCTGGTCAAGGACAATGGCGAGCCTCCGCGCTCAGCCACCGCCACGCTGCACGTGCTGCTGGTGGACGGCTTCTCCCAGCCCTACCTGCCTCTCCCAGAGGAGGCCCCGGCCCAGGCCCAGGCCGACTCGCTCACCGTCTACCTGGTGGTGGCGTTGGCCTCGGTGTCGTCGCTCTTCCTCTTGTCGGTGCTCCTGTTCGTGGCGGTGCGGCTGTGCAGGAGGAGCAGGGCGGCCTCTGTGGGTCGCTGCTCGGTGCCCGAGGGCACCTTTCCAGGGCATCTGGTGGACGTGAGCGGCGCTGGGACCCTGTCCCAGAGCTACCAGTATGAGGTGTGTCTGACGGGAGGCCCCGGAACCAGTGAATTCAAGTTCTTGAAACCAATTATTTCGGATATTCAGACACAGGGCCCTGGGAGGAAAGGTGAACAAAATTCCACCTTCCGAAATAGCTTTGGATTTAATATTCAGTAA
- the PCDHB11 gene encoding protocadherin beta-11 — translation MENGRACTQQIRQVLLLFVLLGMSQAGSEPGSFSVAEEMQSGSFVGNLAKDLGLKVRELSSRGAQVVSNDKKQRLQLDINTGDLLLSETLDREELCGSIQPCVLHFQVLMKNPTQFLQIELQVRDINDHSPIFLEKQMLLEIPENSPVGAVFLLESAKDLDVGINAVKSYTISPNSHFHIKMRVNPDNRKYPELVLDRALDYEERPELSFILTALDGGSPPRSGTALVKVVVVDVNDNSPEFEQAFYEVKIPENSILGSLVLTVSAWDLDSGTNGEICYTLSHASEDIRKTFEINQKSGDITLTAPLDFETIESYSIIIQATDGGGLFGKSTVRIQVMDVNDNAPEITVSSITSPIPETAPETVVMVFSIQDIDSGDNGRIVCSIPEDLPFVLKSSVENYYTLETERPLDRESTAEYNITITVTDLGIPRLKTEYNITVLVSDINDNAPTFTQTSYTLFVRENNSPALHIGSVSATDRDSGTNAQVTYSLLPPQDPHLPLASLVSINTDNGHLFALRSLDYEALQAFEFRVGATDRGSPALSSEALVRVLVLDTNDNSPFVLYPLQNGSAPCTELVPRAAEPGYLVTKVVAVDGDSGQNAWLSYQLLKATEPGLFGVWAHNGEVRTARLLSERDAVKHRLVVLVKDNGEPPRSATTTLQVLLVDGFSQPYLPLPEEAPAQAQADSLTVYLVVALASVSSLFLLSVLLFVAVRLCRRSSAASVGRCSVPEGPFPGHLVDMSGTGILSQSYQYEVCLTGGSGTNEFKFLKPIIPNIQAKGPGKNSEENPTFRNSFEFNF, via the coding sequence ATGGAGAACGGAAGAGCATGCACTCAGCAGATAAGGCAAGTCCTGCTTCTCTTTGTTTTGCTGGGAATGTCTCAGGCGGGCTCTGAACCTGGGAGCTTTTCTGTGGCAGAGGAAATGCAGAGCGGGAGTTTTGTAGGCAATCTGGCAAAGGACCTGGGGCTGAAGGTGAGAGAACTGTCCTCACGGGGGGCTCAGGTGGTCTCTAATGATAAGAAACAGCGTTTGCAGCTGGACATAAACACTGGGGATTTGCTCTTAAGTGAAACACTAGACAGGGAGGAGCTCTGCGGTTCCATTCAGCCTTGTGTGCTACATTTCCAGGTGTTAATGAAAAACCCCACGCAGTTTTTACAAATTGAGCTTCAGGTCAGGGATATAAATGATCACTCTCCCATCTTCTTGGAAAAACAAATGCTCCTAGAAATCCCAGAGAACAGTCCTGTTGGTGCTGTGTTCTTACTAGAAAGTGCGAAGGATTTAGATGTAGGAATCAATGCTGTAAAAAGCTACACAATAAGCCCCAACTCTCATTTTCACATTAAAATGAGAGTCAATCCAGACAATAGGAAATACCCCGAGTTAGTTCTGGACAGGGCACTGGATTATGAAGAGCGCCCGGAGCTCAGTTTCATCCTCACTGCTCTGGATGGCGGGTCCCCTCCCAGGTCTGGAACTGCCTTGGTCAAAGTGGTGGTTGTGGACGTTAATGACAACTCCCCTGAATTTGAGCAGGCTTTTTATGAGGTGAAGATTCCAGAGAATAGCATCCTTGGCTCGCTGGTTTTGACTGTCTCAGCTTGGGATTTAGACTCTGGAACAAATGGTGAAATATGCTACACTTTATCCCATGCTTCAGAAGATATTCGCAAGACATTTGAAATTAATCAAAAGTCTGGAGACATTACTTTAACAGCACCTTTGGATTTTGAAACGATTGAATCATACTCAATAATCATTCAAGCCACAGATGGGGGAGGACTGTTTGGAAAATCTACAGTCAGAATTCAGGTGATGGATGTAAATGACAATGCTCCTGAAATCACTGTGTCATCAATTACCAGTCCAATCCCAGAAACTGCGCCAGAGACCGTGGTTATGGTTTTTAGTATCCAAGATATAGACTCTGGGGACAACGGAAGAATTGTTTGTTCCATCCCGGAAGACCTCCCATTCGTGCTAAAATCTTCAGTTGAGAATTATTACACGTTGGAAACAGAGAGACCACTGGACAGAGAGAGCACAGCCGAGTACAATATCACCATCACCGTCACTGACTTGGGGATACCCAGGCTGAAAACGGAGTACAACATAACCGTGTTGGTCTCCGACATCAATGACAACGCCCCTACCTTCACCCAAACCTCCTACACCTTGTTCGTCCGCGAGAACAACAGCCCCGCCCTGCACATCGGCAGCGTCAGCGCCACAGATAGAGACTCGGGCACCAATGCGCAGGTCACCTACTCGCTGCTGCCGCCCCAGGACCCGCACTTGCCCCTCGCCTCCCTGGTCTCCATCAACACAGACAATGGCCACCTGTTTGCCCTCAGGTCGCTGGACTACGAGGCCCTGCAGGCCTTCGAGTTCCGCGTGGGCGCCACAGACCGCGGCTCCCCGGCGCTGAGCAGCGAGGCGCTGGTGCGCGTGCTGGTGCTGGACACCAACGACAACTCGCCCTTCGTGCTGTACCCGCTGCAGAACGGCTCCGCTCCCTGCACCGAGCTGGTGCCCCGGGCGGCCGAGCCCGGTTACCTGGTGACCAAGGTGGTGGCAGTGGACGGCGACTCGGGCCAGAATGCCTGGCTGTCGTACCAGCTGCTCAAGGCCACGGAGCCCGGGCTGTTCGGTGTGTGGGCGCACAATGGCGAGGTGCGCACCGCCAGGCTGCTGAGCGAGCGCGACGCAGTCAAGCATAGGCTGGTGGTGCTGGTCAAGGACAATGGCGAGCCTCCGCGCTCAGCCACCACCACGTTGCAAGTGCTCCTGGTGGACGGCTTCTCCCAGCCCTACCTGCCTCTCCCAGAGGAGGCCCCGGCCCAGGCCCAGGCCGACTCGCTCACCGTCTACCTGGTGGTGGCCTTGGCCTCGGTGTCTTCGCTCTTCCTCTTGTCGGTTCTCCTGTTCGTGGCGGTGCGGCTGTGCAGGAGGAGCAGCGCGGCCTCTGTGGGTCGCTGCTCGGTGCCCGAGGGCCCCTTTCCAGGGCATCTGGTGGACATGAGCGGCACCGGGATCCTGTCCCAGAGCTACCAGTATGAGGTGTGTCTGACAGGAGGCTCCGGGACAAATGAATTCAAGTTCCTAAAACCGATTATCCCTAATATCCAGGCAAAAGGTCCTGGGAAGAATAGTGAAGAAAACCCCACCTTTCGAAATagctttgaatttaatttttag
- the LOC101004552 gene encoding LOW QUALITY PROTEIN: protocadherin beta-13 (The sequence of the model RefSeq protein was modified relative to this genomic sequence to represent the inferred CDS: inserted 7 bases in 4 codons; deleted 9 bases in 5 codons; substituted 6 bases at 6 genomic stop codons) — translation MEASGKLICRQRQVLFHFLLLGFFLAGAAEPRRYSVVEETEGSSFVTNLAXLDQLAREFLQAGVVSRGNKLHLQPPIRETGICCYREXREDLWSHRALCAKHFQVLLRVPSEFFKLELQVIDINDYLQYFWTKKMLVKVRESSPPGXTLPLKNAEDLDVGQNNIENYIISPNSRHFRVSPKRSDGRKYPELVLTKRWTERQKELRLTLQHWMVALPPRSGTAXVYIEVLDAQIXCPGIXAAFYRXISEASPGLSIAKVPAMDVDTGAHPRDFLFTFQASDEISKXFKVDSLTGEIELKKQLDXKLQSYEVNIEAXRRLNLSGKCTSLIQVMDGNDHAPRSGFMSAFTSLIPENAPETVVALFSVSDLDSGENGKISCSIQEDLPFLLKSAENFYTLLTERPLDRESRGEYNITITVTDLGTPMLKTQLNITVLVADVNDNAPAFTQTSYTLFVRENNSPALHIGSVSATDRDSGTNAQVTYSLLPPQDPHLSLTSLVSINADNGHLFALRSLDYEALQGFEFRVGASDRGSPALSSEALVHVLVLDANDNSPFVLYPPQNGSAPCTELVPRAAEPGYLVTKVVAVDGDSGQNAWLSYQLLKATELGLFGVWAHNGEVRTARLLSERDAAKHRLVVLVKDNGEPPRSATATLHVLLVDGFSQPYLPLPGAAPAQAQADSLTIYLVVALASVSSLFLLSVLLFVAVRLCRRSRAASVGRCSVPKGPFPGHLVDVSGTGTLSQSYQYEVCLAGGSGTNEFKFLKPIIPDFPPQCPGKEIQGNATFSNDFGFNIQ, via the exons ATGGAGGCCAGCGGGAAGCTCATTTGCAGACAAAGGCAAGTCCtttttcactttctccttttGGGCTTCTTTCTGGCGGGCGCGGCGGAACCTAGACGCTATTCTGTGGTGGAGGAAACAGAGGGCAGCTCCTTTGTCACCAATTTAGC GCTGGACCAATTGGCGAGGGAATTTCTCCAGGCGGGGGTTGTTTCCAGAGGGAACAAACTACATTTGCAGCCTCCAATCAGGGAGACTGGGATTTGCTGCTACCGAGAATAACGTGAGGATCTGTGGTCACACAGAGCCCTGTGCGCCAAGCATTTCCAAGTGCTGCTG AGAGTCCCTTCTGAGTTTTtcaagctggaactacaggtaatAGACATAAACGACTACCTACAGTATttctggacaaagaaaatgttggTGAAAGTACGAGAGAGCAGTCCTCCTGG CACGCTTCCTCTGAAGAATGCTGAAGACTTAGATGTAGGCCAAAACAATATTGAGAACTATATCATCAGCCCCAACTCC CGCCATTTTCGGGTCTCACCCAAACGCAGTGATGGCAGGAAATATCCAGAGCTGGTGCTGACAAAGCGCTGGACCGAGAGGCAGAAGGAACTCAGGTTAACACTACAGCACTGGATGGTGGCTCTCCCGCCCAGATCTGGTACTGCCTAGGTCTACATTGAAGTCCTGGATGCTCAAATTTAATGCCCTGGAATTTGAGCAGCCTTCTATA TGATCTCTGAGGCCAGTCCAGGGCTCTCTATTGCCAAGGTTCCCGCCATGGATGTAGACACAGGAGCTCACCCGAGAGATTTCCTATTCACTTTCCAAGCTTCAGATGAGATAAGTAA CTTTAAGGTCGATTCCTTGACAGGAGAAATTGAACTAAAAAAACAACTCGATTAAAAACTTCAGTCCTATGAAGTCAATATTGAGGCTTAGAGACGCTTGAACCTTTCTGGAAAATGCACC TCTCTGATTCAAGTGATGGATGGGAATGACCATGCCCCCAGAAGC GGCTTCATGTCTGCATTTACCAGCCTAATACCT GAGAACGCGCCTGAAACTGTGGTTGCACTTTTCAGTGTTTCAGATCTTGATTcaggagaaaatgggaaaataagtTGCTCCATTCAGGAGGATCTACCCTTCCTCCTGAAATCCGCGGAAAACTTTTATACCCTACTAACGGAGAGACCACTAGACAGAGAAAGCAGAGGGGAATACAACATCACTATCACAGTCACTGACTTGGGGACCCCTATGCTGAAAACACAGCTCAATATAACCGTGCTGGTCGCCGATGTCAATGACAACGCCCCCGCCTTCACCCAAACCTCCTATACCCTGTTCGTCCGCGAGAACAACAGCCCCGCCCTGCACATCGGCAGCGTCAGCGCCACAGACAGAGACTCAGGCACCAATGCCCAGGTCACCTACTCACTGCTGCCGCCCCAGGACCCGCACCTGTCCCTCACCTCCTTGGTCTCCATCAACGCGGACAACGGCCACCTGTTCGCCCTCAGGTCGCTGGACTACGAGGCCCTGCAGGGGTTCGAGTTCCGCGTGGGCGCTTCAGACCGCGGCTCCCCGGCGCTGAGCAGCGAGGCACTGGTGCACGTGCTGGTGCTGGACGCCAACGACAACTCGCCTTTCGTGCTGTACCCGCCGCAGAACGGCTCTGCGCCATGTACCGAGCTGGTGCCCCGGGCGGCCGAGCCCGGCTACCTGGTGACCAAGGTGGTGGCAGTGGACGGCGACTCGGGCCAGAACGCCTGGCTGTCGTACCAGTTGCTCAAGGCCACGGAGCTCGGGCTGTTCGGTGTGTGGGCGCACAATGGCGAGGTGCGCACCGCCAGGCTGCTGAGCGAGCGCGACGCGGCCAAGCACAGGCTGGTGGTGCTGGTCAAGGACAATGGCGAGCCTCCGCGCTCGGCCACTGCCACGCTGCACGTGCTGCTGGTGGACGGCTTCTCCCAGCCCTACCTGCCTCTCCCAGGGGCGGCCCCGGCCCAAGCCCAGGCCGACTCGCTCACCATCTACCTGGTAGTGGCGTTGGCCTCGGTGTCGTCGCTCTTCCTGTTGTCGGTGCTCCTGTTCGTGGCGGTGCGGCTGTGCAGGAGGAGCAGGGCGGCCTCGGTGGGTCGCTGCTCGGTGCCCAAGGGCCCCTTTCCAGGGCATCTGGTGGACGTGAGCGGCACCGGGACCTTATCCCAGAGTTACCAGTATGAGGTGTGTCTGGCAGGAGGCTCAGGGACAAATGAGTTCAAGTTCCTGAAGCCTATTATCCCCGACTTCCCTCCCCAGTGCCCTGGGAAAGAAATACAGGGAAATGCTACCTTCTCCAATGACTTTGGGTTCAATATTCAGTGA
- the PCDHB14 gene encoding protocadherin beta-14, with the protein MEIRGSLDLRKRQVLIFLVLLGLSRADTESAHYSVAEETEIGSFVANLARDLGLGVEELSSREARVVSDDNKKYLHLDLLTGDLLLNEKLDRDELCGSTEPCVLHFQVVLENPLQFFRVELHVKDINDHSPTFLDKEILIKISEGTTIGTTFLMESAQDLDVGSNSLQNYTISPNSHFYIKIPDSSDRKIYPELVLDRSLDYEQEAELRLTLTALDGGSPPKSGTTLVLIKVLDINDNAPEFPQSLYEVQVPEDRPIGSWIVTISAKDLDAGNYGKISYTFFHASEDIRKTFEINPISGEVNLRSPLDFEVIQSYTINIQATDGGGLSGKCTLLVKVMDINDNPPEVTISSITKRIPENASETLVALFSVVDQDSGDNGRMICSIEDNLPFFLKPTFKNFFTLVSEKALDRESQAEYNITITVTDLGTPRLKTEYNITVLVSDVNDNAPTFTRTSYTLFVRENNSPALHIGSVSATDRDSGTNAQVTYSLLPPQDPHLPLASLVSINTDNGHLFALRSLDYEALQEFEFRVGATDRGSPELSSEALVRVLVLDANDNSPFVLYPLQNGSAPCTELVPRAAEPGYLVTKVVAVDGDSGQNAWLSYQLLKATEPGLFGVWAHNGEVRTARLLSEREAAKHRLVVLVKDNGEPPRSATATLHVLLVDGFSQPYLPLPEAVPAQAQADSLTVYLVVALASVSSLFLLSVLLFVAVRLCRRSRAASVGRCSVPEGPFPGHLVDVSGTGTLSQSYQYEVCLTGGSGTNEFKFLKPIIPNFQVHDTGKNMGEIENFRNSFGFNIE; encoded by the coding sequence ATGGAGATCAGAGGGTCACTCGATCTACGAAAAAGGCAAGTTCTAATATTCCTTGTTTTGCTGGGATTGTCTCGGGCAGATACTGAATCTGCACACTATTCTGtggcagaggaaacagaaattgGCTCCTTTGTGGCTAATCTAGCGAGGGACctagggctgggggtggaggagcTGTCTTCACGTGAAGCCCGGGTAGTGTCTGatgataataaaaagtatttgcaCCTTGATTTGCTGACTGGGGATTTGCTCCTAAATGAGAAACTAGACCGAGATGAGCTGTGTGGCTCCACCGAGCCCTGTGTGCTGCATTTTCAGGTGGTTTTGGAAAACCCTTTACAGTTTTTTCGGGTTGAGCTGCATGTCAAAGACATAAATGATCACTCCCCTACATTCCTAGACAAggaaatacttattaaaatatcAGAAGGTACCACTATTGGAACTACATTCCTAATGGAGAGTGCTCAAGATTTGGATGTCGGAAGCAACAGTCTCCAAAACTACACAATTAGCCCCAATTCTCACTTCTACATTAAAATTCCAGACAGTAGTGACAGAAAGATATACCCAGAGCTGGTCCTAGATAGATCTTTAGATTATGAACAGGAAGCTGAACTCAGATTAACACTCACAGCACTGGATGGTGGATCCCCGCCCAAGTCTGGGACAACTTTGGTTCTCATTAAGGTGTTGGACATCAATGATAATGCCCCTGAGTTTCCTCAGAGTCTCTATGAGGTGCAAGTCCCTGAGGATAGACCCATTGGCTCCTGGATTGTCACCATCTCAGCTAAGGATCTGGATGCAGGAAACTATGGGAAAATATCTTACACATTTTTCCATGCATCAGAAGATATTcgtaaaacatttgaaattaatcCAATATCTGGGGAAGTTAATTTGAGATCACCCCTGGATTTTGAAGTGATACAGTCCTACACTATAAATATTCAGGCAACAGATGGTGGGGGTCTTTCAGGAAAATGCACCCTTCTAGTTAAAGTTATGGATATAAACGACAATCCACCAGAAGTGACCATATCGTCGATTACAAAGAGAATTCCAGAGAATGCCTCAGAGACTCTAGTAGCTCTTTTTAGTGTAGTAGACCAAGACTCTGGAGACAATGGGAGGATGATTTGCTCTATTGAAGATAACCTCCCTTTTTTCCTGAAACCgaccttcaagaactttttcacTCTAGTTTCTGAAAAAGCACTGGACAGAGAGAGCCAAGCAGAGTACAACATCACGATCACCGTCACAGACTTGGGGACCCCCAGGCTGAAAACCGAGTACAACATAACCGTGCTGGTCTCCGACGTCAATGACAACGCTCCCACCTTCACCAGAACCTCCTACACCCTGTTCGTCCGCGAGAACAACAGCCCCGCCCTGCACATCGGCAGCGTCAGCGCCACAGACAGAGACTCAGGCACCAACGCCCAGGTCACCTACTCGCTGCTGCCGCCCCAGGACCCGCACCTGCCCCTCGCCTCCCTGGTCTCCATCAACACAGACAACGGCCACCTGTTCGCCCTCCGATCGCTGGACTACGAGGCCCTGCAGGAGTTCGAGTTCCGCGTGGGCGCCACAGACCGCGGCTCCCCAGAGCTGAGCAGCGAGGCGCTGGTGCGCGTGCTGGTGCTGGACGCCAACGACAACTCGCCCTTCGTGCTGTACCCGCTGCAGAACGGCTCCGCGCCCTGCACCGAGCTGGTGCCCCGGGCGGCCGAGCCAGGCTACCTGGTGACCAAGGTGGTGGCGGTGGACGGCGACTCGGGCCAGAACGCCTGGCTGTCGTACCAGCTGCTCAAGGCCACGGAGCCCGGGCTGTTCGGTGTGTGGGCGCACAATGGCGAGGTGCGCACCGCCAGGCTGCTGAGCGAACGTGAGGCGGCCAAGCATAGGCTGGTGGTGCTGGTCAAGGACAATGGCGAGCCTCCGCGCTCGGCCACCGCCACGCTGCACGTGCTCCTGGTGGACGGCTTCTCGCAGCCCTACCTGCCTCTCCCTGAGGCGGTCCCCGCCCAGGCCCAGGCCGACTCGCTCACCGTCTACCTGGTAGTGGCGTTGGCCTCAGTGTCGTCGCTCTTCCTCTTGTCGGTGCTCCTGTTCGTGGCGGTGCGGCTGTGCAGGAGGAGCAGGGCGGCCTCGGTGGGCCGCTGCTCGGTGCCCGAGGGCCCCTTTCCAGGACATCTGGTGGACGTGAGCGGCACCGGGACCCTGTCCCAGAGCTACCAGTACGAGGTGTGTCTGACAGGAGGTTCCGGGACAAATGAGTTCAAATTTCTGAAGCCGATTATCCCCAATTTTCAAGTTCATGACACTGGTAAGAATATGGGGGAAATTGAGAACTTTCGAAATAGCTTTGGATTTAACAttgaataa